A stretch of Phragmites australis chromosome 12, lpPhrAust1.1, whole genome shotgun sequence DNA encodes these proteins:
- the LOC133887517 gene encoding chitinase 2-like: MCARHCLVASRHDQKSSGSAMTNGYLFREYIGAQFTGVQFSDVPINAMLSFHFILAFAIDYTPVDQQHTPVPTNGVFSPFWDTGNLSPAAVAAIKAAHPNVAVMAGLGGDSVQDIVKAFFTPSSVDSWVSNAVTSLTGIINTYGLDGVDVDYEHFADGADVDTFVECIGRLLTELKARMPNIATSIAPFQDDVVQMYYQPLWSKYSGVIDYVNFQFYGYGANTDVTTYVQFYDEQATNYPGGKVLASFKTGNVTDRITPDLGISAAKELQRQNKLPGLFIWSADSSKRSSYGFQYETEAQQIIANH, translated from the coding sequence ATGTGTGCACGGCACTGCTTAGTTGCTTCGAGACACGATCAGAAGTCATCTGGATCAGCCATGACGAACGGCTACCTGTTCCGGGAGTACATCGGCGCGCAGTTCACTGGCGTCCAGTTCTCCGACGTGCCCATCAACGCCATGCTCAGCTTCcacttcatcctcgccttcgccATCGACTACACGCCCGTCGACCAGCAACACACGCCGGTGCCGACCAACGGCGTGTTCAGCCCGTTCTGGGACACGGGCAACCTGTCCCCCGCCGCCGTGGCCGCCATCAAAGCCGCGCACCCGAACGTCGCCGTCATGGCCGGCCTCGGCGGTGACAGCGTGCAGGACATCGTCAAGGCCTTCTTCACGCCCTCATCCGTGGATTCGTGGGTGTCCAACGCCGTGACGTCGCTCACGGGCATCATCAACACGTACGGGCTCGACGGCGTGGACGTCGACTACGAGCACTTCGCCGACGGCGCCGACGTGGACACGTTCGTCGAGTGCATCGGCCGGCTCCTGACGGAGCTCAAGGCGAGGATGCCGAACATCGCCACCTCCATCGCGCCGTTCCAGGACGACGTGGTGCAGATGTACTACCAGCCGCTGTGGAGCAAGTACTCCGGCGTGATCGACTACGTCAACTTCCAGTTCTACGGCTACGGTGCCAACACCGACGTCACAACATACGTGCAGTTCTACGACGAGCAGGCGACGAACTACCCCGGCGGCAAGGTGCTCGCCAGCTTCAAGACCGGCAACGTGACCGACCGGATCACGCCGGACCTTGGCATCAGCGCGGCCAAGGAGCTGCAGCGGCAGAACAAGCTGCCGGGGCTCTTCATCTGGTCGGCGGACAGCtccaagcggagcagctacggCTTCCAGTATGAGACCGAGGCACAGCAGATCATCGCCAACCATTGA